The following coding sequences lie in one Marinobacter antarcticus genomic window:
- a CDS encoding MFS transporter: MRPIGAILGSVALLQLGSGLLNTLLAVTANGQSFSTIWIGFIMSGFFVGFACGIFVSGCLIRRMGHIRTFAFCAALCATIALLHVIWVNPWVWLLLRFFYGIAFVTLMTVTESWLNTRAVREERGRIFALYMVVNLGAIALAQQLLRLNTGEVFVLFSLSAILICWALLPITITSRSQPLIPDRAKSSLKKLMKFAPLAVATSALSGLAMGAFWGMAPLYASKLGFGLSEVGLMMSLTIVGGALLQIPIGRFSDTHDRRKVLIYVAALAAVMCLIMPLVQSQRMLMITFFIWGGLSFSLYPLGVAQLLDQLHPDEVVSGSTDMLVLHGAGAALAPLFVGIIMNLVGIQGMPLYMAGILFLLTAYAAYQVRHVSVLTAGEHAHFEPMVQTSHEIVEMIEKEG, from the coding sequence ATGCGCCCCATTGGTGCGATTCTGGGCAGCGTCGCGCTATTACAGCTCGGTAGTGGTCTGCTCAACACGTTGCTGGCAGTGACCGCCAACGGCCAGAGTTTTTCAACAATCTGGATTGGCTTCATCATGTCCGGTTTCTTCGTCGGCTTTGCCTGCGGCATATTCGTCAGTGGTTGCCTGATCCGGCGTATGGGGCACATCCGCACCTTTGCTTTTTGCGCGGCACTTTGCGCCACCATCGCGCTTTTGCATGTAATTTGGGTGAACCCCTGGGTCTGGTTATTGCTGCGGTTTTTCTACGGCATTGCCTTTGTCACTCTGATGACAGTGACTGAAAGTTGGCTCAACACCCGTGCCGTCAGGGAAGAGCGCGGCCGCATCTTTGCGCTTTATATGGTCGTCAACCTCGGCGCTATCGCTCTGGCGCAGCAACTCCTGCGTTTAAACACCGGGGAAGTGTTCGTGCTGTTCTCTCTCTCAGCCATATTGATCTGCTGGGCGCTTCTGCCGATAACCATCACCAGCCGCAGTCAGCCCCTGATTCCGGATCGGGCGAAAAGCAGCCTGAAAAAGTTAATGAAGTTTGCGCCGCTTGCGGTCGCGACTTCGGCTCTCTCCGGTCTGGCCATGGGGGCCTTTTGGGGGATGGCGCCGCTATACGCCAGCAAGTTGGGCTTTGGCCTTTCAGAAGTAGGTTTGATGATGAGCCTTACCATTGTCGGGGGTGCGCTTTTGCAGATCCCGATCGGCCGTTTTTCCGACACCCATGATCGCCGCAAGGTTCTTATCTATGTCGCGGCTCTGGCTGCTGTGATGTGTTTGATAATGCCGCTGGTGCAAAGCCAGAGGATGTTGATGATTACGTTCTTTATCTGGGGCGGTCTGTCTTTTTCTCTCTATCCGCTGGGTGTGGCTCAGCTGCTTGATCAGTTGCATCCGGATGAAGTGGTCTCGGGGTCAACCGACATGCTGGTGTTGCATGGCGCCGGTGCCGCCCTGGCTCCCTTGTTTGTGGGAATTATCATGAATCTGGTGGGTATTCAGGGCATGCCGCTTTATATGGCGGGTATCCTCTTTTTACTGACAGCCTATGCGGCTTATCAGGTCAGACATGTGTCGGTTTTGACAGCAGGGGAGCATGCGCATTTCGAGCCCATGGTGCAGACGTCTCATGAGATTGTCGAAATGATAGAAAAAGAAGGGTGA
- a CDS encoding cation:proton antiporter, whose amino-acid sequence MTTATWFILLGSLLLVVGFTASYIKTVPATSAMVYLVIGFVVGPMGFGLFHFNPLEESALLELLTEIAVLISLYCAGVKMPVPVNFMRWRTPLRLAVVSMTLTVGLVALFGYYWLSLPLGAAVLLGAIVAPTDPVLATEVQVRHAADPDRLRFALTSEAGMNDGSAFPFVMLGLGLLGLHDLGDNGWRWLAVDVIWASGAGIGIGIMAGCGVAWVVQATRKTFTRSEFLENFVGLGLIAVAYGLSLLVGAWGFLAVFSAAVALRHTELKQVGLKQNYSYSSSGEVHETSESHAIVHIHESSLVFNEHLEKLAEIVLVLLIGGSLFWDSWSWRAVGFAAFLFFIARPISVHLGLWGSKAPMRLRNMTSWFGVRGIGSLYYLVYAIQHGLPENIALELVHLTLVVVALSILVHGVSVKPAIAHFWRSRNTG is encoded by the coding sequence ATGACCACTGCCACCTGGTTTATATTGCTTGGTTCGCTGTTGCTGGTGGTGGGCTTCACCGCTTCCTATATCAAAACGGTGCCGGCCACGTCGGCCATGGTGTATCTGGTTATCGGGTTCGTTGTCGGGCCCATGGGCTTCGGCCTGTTCCATTTCAATCCGCTGGAAGAGTCTGCATTGCTGGAGCTGCTGACTGAAATCGCGGTGCTTATTTCACTTTACTGCGCCGGCGTAAAAATGCCGGTACCCGTCAATTTCATGCGGTGGCGCACGCCTCTGCGGCTGGCTGTTGTCTCCATGACGCTGACTGTCGGCCTGGTGGCGCTCTTTGGTTACTACTGGCTCAGCCTGCCGCTCGGTGCAGCCGTATTGCTCGGTGCCATAGTGGCGCCCACGGATCCTGTGCTGGCGACCGAGGTGCAGGTTCGTCACGCCGCCGATCCCGACCGCTTGCGTTTTGCCTTAACCAGCGAGGCGGGTATGAACGACGGCAGCGCCTTCCCCTTCGTGATGCTGGGCCTGGGTTTGCTGGGGCTGCACGATCTTGGCGATAACGGTTGGCGCTGGCTGGCAGTGGATGTGATCTGGGCCAGCGGCGCGGGTATAGGTATTGGTATTATGGCTGGCTGTGGTGTCGCTTGGGTCGTCCAGGCGACCCGCAAGACGTTTACACGCTCGGAGTTTCTGGAAAACTTTGTGGGCCTGGGGCTGATTGCCGTTGCCTATGGTCTCAGTTTGTTAGTGGGCGCCTGGGGCTTTCTTGCCGTATTCAGTGCCGCAGTGGCGTTGCGCCATACTGAATTGAAACAGGTTGGCCTTAAGCAAAACTACTCGTATTCAAGCTCCGGGGAGGTTCATGAAACGAGTGAATCTCATGCCATCGTGCACATCCATGAAAGCTCTCTGGTCTTTAACGAACACCTGGAAAAGCTCGCTGAAATTGTGCTGGTATTGCTAATCGGCGGGTCGCTGTTCTGGGACTCCTGGAGTTGGCGAGCCGTTGGTTTCGCGGCTTTCCTGTTCTTCATTGCTCGCCCCATCAGCGTTCACCTGGGCTTGTGGGGAAGCAAGGCGCCGATGCGCCTGCGCAATATGACAAGCTGGTTTGGGGTGCGCGGCATTGGCTCGCTGTACTATCTGGTGTACGCGATCCAGCACGGGCTGCCAGAGAATATAGCACTGGAGTTGGTACACCTGACCCTGGTCGTGGTTGCCCTCTCTATACTGGTTCATGGCGTGAGTGTTAAGCCAGCCATTGCCCACTTTTGGCGGTCGCGAAACACCGGATAG
- a CDS encoding TPM domain-containing protein, with amino-acid sequence MTLLNKQEQEQVAAAINAVERETDAEMVTVLTAQADNYAYIPLLWAGLITLLVPGIINYFTGWLTADTLLLGQWGVFIVLSLVFRIPGINRRLIPRSVRYWRASNLARRQFLEQNLHHTAGATGMLIFVSEAERYVEILVDQGISSQVDNDAWEAIIATFTKQVKQGETLQGFLTCIEACGMHLKAHVPNTHQKNELPNHLVILT; translated from the coding sequence ATGACATTATTGAATAAGCAGGAACAGGAACAGGTCGCGGCCGCCATCAATGCCGTCGAGCGGGAAACAGACGCTGAAATGGTGACCGTGCTGACGGCCCAGGCTGATAATTACGCCTATATCCCTCTGCTCTGGGCCGGGCTCATTACGCTTTTGGTGCCCGGCATCATCAATTACTTTACCGGCTGGCTGACCGCAGACACGTTATTGCTCGGCCAGTGGGGTGTGTTTATCGTACTCAGCCTGGTGTTCCGGATACCCGGCATCAACAGGCGACTGATCCCTCGCTCCGTGCGCTACTGGCGCGCTTCCAACCTGGCCCGGCGCCAGTTCCTGGAGCAGAACCTGCACCACACGGCAGGCGCCACGGGCATGCTGATCTTCGTTTCTGAAGCCGAGCGTTACGTCGAGATTCTGGTGGACCAGGGCATTTCCAGCCAAGTAGACAATGACGCCTGGGAAGCCATCATTGCGACTTTCACCAAGCAGGTGAAGCAGGGCGAGACGCTTCAGGGCTTTCTCACCTGCATCGAAGCCTGCGGCATGCATCTGAAAGCTCACGTGCCAAACACTCATCAGAAGAATGAACTGCCAAATCATCTGGTGATATTGACTTAA